The Gammaproteobacteria bacterium genome has a segment encoding these proteins:
- a CDS encoding acyl carrier protein, with protein MGSVAPDLSGIWRSQGQPPLREILRGFILENFLFTDDLSAVGYGDSLLGKGIVDSTGMLEVILFIEERFGVTIRDEEMIPENLDSIDRLVAFIKSRRQVA; from the coding sequence ATGGGATCAGTGGCACCGGATCTCTCGGGGATATGGCGCAGCCAGGGGCAGCCGCCGCTGCGCGAGATCTTACGCGGCTTCATCCTGGAGAACTTTCTCTTCACCGATGACCTGTCAGCCGTCGGTTACGGCGATTCATTGCTCGGCAAGGGGATCGTGGATTCCACCGGCATGCTCGAGGTCATTCTCTTCATCGAGGAGCGCTTCGGCGTGACGATCAGGGACGAAGAGATGATTCCGGAGAATCTCGACTCGATCGACCGGCTCGTCGCCTTCATCAAGAGCAGGCGCCAAGTCGCCTGA
- the asnB gene encoding asparagine synthase (glutamine-hydrolyzing), whose amino-acid sequence MCGIAGIWHGSSRSVDGAALRRMTSALTHRGPDEEGFHLAPGVGLGHRRLAIIDPGGGQQPLCNEDGSIWVVLNGEIFNYRELRQSLESRGHCFRTRSDTEILVHLYEEKGLDFVADLNGQFAIALWDQPRRRLVLARDRVGIRPLFHATLPDGTALFGSEMKALFAHGAVQPEIDPIAVGQIATLWVSVPPRTAFKGVAELAPGRLLVLEDGRRTEVQYWRHRFPAMHEFEERSIDYWQERVRELLHDAVRLQLRADVPVAAYLSGGLDSTILATLAQQELPAGLTTFSVGFADARFDERVFQSEVAAQLRTRHHQIEVNAADLGASFADVVWFSERPMVRTAPAALLRLSELVRRHGIKVVLTGEGSDEIFGGYNIFREDKARRFWARNPRSAWRSRVLSGLYGYVSRDRRADAAWRLFFRDELGNTSDPYYSHRVRWRNCAQIRRLFTSAFRAGMQDDEALTAELDGYLGRGHEQWHPLCRAQYLEMSLFMSGYLLSSQGDRMLMGHSVEGRMPFLDHRLIELAALIPPKFKLRAMREKYILKRSFAHLVPPAVLARPKQPYRAPISACFAGNASNLAARLLRREALQQTAFADPDGVGKLLHRAGTAGAALSERDEMAVAMMASLQLLHHLFVATGRPVRAGVIAPAEPRQAVLA is encoded by the coding sequence GTGTGCGGCATCGCTGGAATCTGGCACGGATCGAGTCGTTCCGTGGACGGTGCCGCCCTGCGCCGCATGACCTCGGCCCTGACGCATCGCGGTCCCGACGAGGAAGGTTTCCATCTTGCGCCGGGTGTCGGCCTCGGCCATCGCCGCCTCGCGATCATCGATCCGGGCGGCGGGCAACAGCCGCTTTGCAACGAAGACGGCTCGATCTGGGTCGTGCTGAACGGCGAGATCTTCAATTACCGCGAGCTGCGCCAGTCGCTGGAGAGCCGCGGCCATTGCTTCCGCACCCGCAGCGATACCGAGATCCTGGTTCATCTGTATGAAGAGAAGGGGCTGGATTTCGTCGCCGACCTGAACGGACAGTTCGCGATCGCGCTCTGGGATCAGCCGCGTCGCCGCCTGGTGCTGGCACGCGACCGGGTCGGCATCCGACCGCTGTTCCATGCCACTCTGCCGGACGGGACCGCGCTGTTCGGCTCCGAGATGAAGGCGCTCTTCGCCCACGGTGCGGTTCAACCCGAGATCGATCCCATCGCCGTCGGACAGATTGCGACGCTGTGGGTCAGTGTGCCGCCGCGCACGGCCTTCAAGGGCGTCGCGGAACTTGCTCCCGGGCGCCTGCTCGTGCTGGAGGATGGCCGCCGGACCGAGGTCCAGTACTGGCGGCATCGCTTCCCCGCGATGCACGAGTTCGAGGAGCGATCGATCGACTACTGGCAGGAGCGGGTGCGGGAGTTGCTGCACGACGCGGTGCGCCTGCAGTTGCGCGCCGACGTGCCGGTGGCGGCATATCTCAGCGGCGGGCTGGACTCCACGATCCTCGCGACTCTCGCACAGCAGGAACTGCCTGCAGGACTCACCACCTTCTCGGTCGGATTCGCCGATGCCCGCTTCGACGAGCGCGTCTTCCAGAGCGAGGTTGCGGCGCAACTGCGCACCAGGCATCACCAGATCGAGGTGAACGCTGCCGATCTCGGTGCATCGTTCGCCGACGTCGTCTGGTTTTCCGAAAGGCCGATGGTGCGCACCGCACCGGCGGCGCTGCTGCGACTCAGTGAGCTCGTGCGCCGGCATGGCATCAAGGTGGTGCTGACCGGCGAAGGCTCGGACGAGATCTTCGGCGGCTACAACATCTTTCGCGAAGACAAGGCGCGGCGCTTCTGGGCACGCAATCCGCGCTCCGCGTGGCGTTCGCGCGTGCTCTCGGGCCTGTACGGCTACGTGAGCCGGGACCGCCGCGCCGATGCGGCATGGCGCCTGTTCTTCCGCGACGAGCTCGGAAACACGTCGGATCCTTACTACTCGCACCGGGTCCGCTGGCGGAATTGCGCGCAGATCCGGCGCCTGTTCACCAGCGCCTTCCGTGCCGGGATGCAGGACGATGAGGCGCTGACGGCGGAGCTGGACGGCTACCTCGGGCGCGGCCATGAGCAATGGCACCCGCTGTGCCGTGCGCAGTACCTGGAGATGTCCCTGTTCATGTCGGGCTATCTGCTGAGTTCGCAGGGCGACCGCATGTTGATGGGCCATTCGGTGGAAGGCCGGATGCCGTTCCTCGATCACCGGCTGATCGAGCTTGCCGCGCTCATTCCGCCGAAATTCAAACTGCGGGCGATGCGGGAGAAGTACATCCTAAAGCGCAGCTTTGCGCACCTCGTGCCGCCGGCCGTGCTCGCGCGACCCAAGCAGCCCTATCGCGCACCGATCTCGGCCTGCTTTGCCGGGAACGCCAGCAACCTGGCGGCGCGGCTCCTGCGGCGGGAAGCCCTGCAACAGACGGCATTTGCAGATCCGGACGGCGTGGGCAAGCTGCTGCACCGGGCCGGCACGGCCGGTGCCGCCCTGAGCGAGCGCGACGAGATGGCGGTGGCGATGATGGCTTCACTGCAGTTGCTGCACCACCTGTTCGTCGCCACGGGCCGGCCCGTGCGCGCCGGCGTAATCGCGCCGGCCGAGCCGCGCCAGGCGGTGCTCGCGTGA
- a CDS encoding DUF2249 domain-containing protein — translation MTAVSPSAEVVDVRSLVPAQRHARIFQLVNALRPGASFVLVNDHDPKPLYYQLEAEYPGQFSWTYVEQGPQVWRVEIGKLAQAA, via the coding sequence ATGACCGCCGTTTCCCCCAGTGCTGAAGTCGTCGACGTCCGCAGCCTCGTGCCGGCGCAGCGACACGCCAGGATCTTCCAGCTCGTGAACGCGCTGCGACCCGGCGCGTCGTTCGTGCTCGTCAACGATCACGATCCGAAGCCCCTGTATTACCAGCTCGAAGCCGAGTATCCCGGCCAGTTCTCCTGGACCTATGTCGAGCAGGGTCCGCAGGTCTGGCGCGTGGAGATCGGCAAGCTCGCGCAAGCGGCCTGA
- a CDS encoding SGNH/GDSL hydrolase family protein yields MSGGATDIAVVDLAAVAADLQALGGARILLGHQSVGRNILTGVAALAAETGVGLRIVEIDVLPPDPLPGLFHTPIGANGDPDSKCQMFRRLLDRPERPAYDLAMMKFCYVDLGRGTPLEARVMLERYAATIGALRVARPDVRIVHSTLPLRTAPAGWKATIKRVIGRPPEEDADNALRSAFNAGLRARFAAEPIFDLARIESTRPDGSPNSIRVGGRPVQVLEAGYSNDGGHLNAAGQRRAAAEFLRTLAAALPPRSAGL; encoded by the coding sequence ATGTCAGGCGGCGCAACGGACATCGCGGTAGTGGACCTCGCAGCTGTCGCAGCGGACCTGCAGGCGCTCGGCGGCGCGCGCATTCTGCTCGGCCACCAGTCTGTCGGCCGGAACATCCTCACAGGCGTGGCAGCGCTCGCGGCGGAAACCGGCGTGGGCCTGCGCATCGTGGAGATCGACGTGCTGCCGCCGGATCCGCTGCCCGGGTTGTTTCACACGCCGATCGGCGCCAACGGCGATCCCGACAGCAAATGCCAGATGTTCCGGCGACTGCTCGACCGGCCCGAGCGACCCGCGTACGACCTCGCCATGATGAAGTTCTGCTACGTGGATCTCGGGCGCGGCACCCCGCTCGAAGCGCGGGTGATGCTGGAGCGCTACGCGGCCACGATCGGGGCGCTGCGTGTCGCGCGGCCGGACGTGCGGATCGTGCACAGCACGCTGCCGCTGCGTACCGCGCCGGCGGGCTGGAAAGCAACGATCAAGCGGGTGATCGGGCGGCCGCCGGAGGAGGACGCCGACAATGCGCTGCGCAGCGCCTTCAACGCCGGCCTGCGCGCCCGTTTCGCCGCCGAACCGATCTTCGATCTGGCCCGGATCGAGTCGACGCGACCCGACGGCAGCCCGAACAGCATCCGGGTAGGCGGCCGGCCGGTCCAGGTGCTGGAGGCCGGATACTCGAACGATGGCGGTCATCTGAACGCGGCCGGCCAACGCCGCGCAGCCGCCGAATTCCTGCGCACGCTGGCCGCAGCCCTGCCGCCCCGGAGCGCAGGACTGTGA
- a CDS encoding acyltransferase, translated as MSPRTLWWQLRAEGQSLALWLLAGIPTGLGIRARARLMPWFLGELGPDTVLQSGLRVTNPELISIGANCNFAQNVFITGGGGVRIGNWVGLGPDVKIWSVNHRYEDPDRPWQLQGWEKKPVTIEDDVWIAASAFVMPGVTIGRGAIVSACCVVNKTIPPFAIVAGNPGRIVGWRKRPEHIPAGAETIVS; from the coding sequence ATGTCGCCGAGAACCCTCTGGTGGCAGCTGCGCGCCGAAGGGCAGTCGCTCGCGCTGTGGCTGCTGGCGGGTATTCCGACCGGCCTCGGCATCCGGGCCCGCGCCCGGCTGATGCCCTGGTTCCTGGGCGAGCTCGGCCCGGACACCGTGCTGCAGTCCGGGCTGCGCGTGACGAATCCCGAGTTGATCTCGATCGGTGCGAACTGCAATTTCGCGCAGAACGTCTTTATCACGGGTGGCGGTGGCGTGCGCATCGGCAACTGGGTCGGGCTTGGTCCCGATGTCAAGATCTGGTCGGTGAACCACCGCTACGAGGATCCGGATCGTCCCTGGCAGCTGCAGGGCTGGGAGAAGAAGCCGGTCACCATCGAGGACGACGTCTGGATCGCGGCGAGCGCCTTCGTAATGCCCGGCGTGACCATCGGCCGGGGCGCCATCGTGTCCGCATGCTGCGTGGTGAACAAGACGATTCCGCCGTTTGCCATCGTGGCCGGCAACCCCGGCCGCATCGTCGGCTGGCGCAAGCGGCCGGAACATATCCCGGCCGGTGCGGAGACGATCGTCTCTTGA
- the nadE gene encoding NAD(+) synthase, producing MNESHATRRAPPASDADVLALDADATIARIGLRLREILARDLSRRGFVVAMSGGIDSSVCAALAVRAVGPERVYGLLLPERDSSATSVTSGRVLAEHLGIRYEMFDIAPVLEAIGCYRWRDEAIRRVFPDYGPGWKSKIVIGGGLDGGVNHFRLVVQEPAGETRQQRLGLREYLQIVAATNHKQRIRKTVEYFHADRLNYAVVGTPNRLEYDQGFFVKNGDGSADVKPIAHLYKTQVYALARHMGLPAEICAAIPTTDTYSLAQGQDEFYFALPYQQMDLAIWAHNHGRSPAELAGMLQISEQQAVHIYRDIDAKRRATRYGHLDAVLVESVPEIR from the coding sequence ATGAACGAGTCGCATGCAACGCGGCGCGCGCCGCCGGCGTCCGACGCGGATGTCCTCGCGCTCGATGCGGATGCAACCATCGCGCGCATCGGCCTGCGACTGCGCGAGATACTCGCGCGGGATCTCTCGCGTCGCGGCTTCGTGGTCGCCATGTCCGGCGGCATCGACAGCTCGGTCTGCGCCGCGCTCGCCGTCCGGGCAGTCGGGCCGGAGCGCGTGTACGGCCTGCTGCTGCCGGAGCGCGATTCGTCGGCCACGAGCGTTACCAGCGGGCGGGTGCTCGCGGAGCACCTCGGGATCCGTTACGAGATGTTCGACATCGCACCGGTCCTCGAAGCGATCGGCTGCTATCGCTGGCGGGACGAAGCGATCCGCCGGGTGTTCCCCGACTACGGGCCGGGCTGGAAGAGCAAGATCGTCATCGGGGGCGGCCTCGACGGCGGCGTGAACCACTTCCGGCTCGTGGTGCAGGAGCCGGCAGGGGAGACCCGCCAGCAGCGGCTCGGGCTGCGCGAGTACCTGCAGATCGTCGCCGCGACCAACCACAAGCAGCGCATTCGCAAGACGGTCGAGTATTTCCACGCCGATCGCCTGAACTATGCGGTGGTCGGTACGCCGAACCGGCTGGAGTACGACCAGGGCTTCTTCGTGAAGAACGGTGACGGCAGCGCCGACGTGAAGCCCATTGCGCACCTGTACAAGACCCAGGTCTATGCGCTCGCGCGTCACATGGGGTTGCCGGCGGAAATCTGCGCGGCGATCCCGACGACCGATACCTACAGTCTGGCGCAGGGCCAGGACGAGTTCTACTTCGCGCTGCCGTACCAGCAGATGGATCTCGCGATCTGGGCGCACAATCACGGCCGCAGCCCGGCCGAACTGGCCGGCATGCTCCAGATCAGCGAGCAACAGGCTGTGCACATCTATCGCGATATCGACGCCAAGCGCCGCGCCACCCGCTACGGGCACCTCGATGCGGTCCTCGTCGAGTCGGTGCCGGAAATCAGATGA
- a CDS encoding bifunctional acetate--CoA ligase family protein/GNAT family N-acetyltransferase, whose amino-acid sequence MAAGTRQDSDPVHDVLRTEREPLQAFFSPRNVAVIGATDKPGSVGRTLLRNLVDSPFGGAVFPINPRRPHVLGIKAYPHLAAVPDHVDLAVIATPAPTVPGLIGECVAAGVEAAIVISAGFKEIGPDGLQLERAILDQARGSGLRVIGPNCLGVMRPISGVNATFAAGMAGSGHVALLSQSGAICTAVLDWSFREHIGFSAFISIGSMLDVGWGDLISYLGNDPHTQSIVIYMETIGDARSFLSAAREVALTKPIILLKAGRSEEAARAAASHTGALAGSDEVLDAALCRCGVLRVDSIAELFDMAEVLAKQKRPAGPRLTMVTNAGGPAVLATDALVRAGGKLAELPPAIVDELNAFLPPSWSQANPIDILGDADAGRYVRTLQVVARDPDSDGVLVILAPQAMTNPTQVAEKILPLLKEMNKPVLASWMGGVSVMAGGALLDQSGISAFPYPDAAAKVFHQMWQFSENLRSLFETPSLADHAADDARSGQQVRSILDGVLQRGRTLLTEWESKRVLAACGIPTVETRLAGDEDEAVRQARDLGFPVVVKLHSETITHKTDVGGVELDLPDEAAVRAAYRRIRAAVARRASAADFLGVTVQPMVDLDGYELILGSSIDAQFGPVLLFGAGGQLVEVFRDKSLALPPLNTTLALRMMSRTRIFRALQGVRGRPPVDLEALKQLIVRFSNLVVAHPRIKEMDINPLLAAAGHLTALDVRIVLHEPSLQDDALPRSAIRAYPDQYLSRWVLRDGTPATIRPIRPEDEPLMVRFHETLSERSVYFRYMQMLQLSQRIAHERLSRLCFIDYDRAMALVVERRDPHTGVDAIVAVGRLTKLSPWLAEFAIVIADAYQRQGIGSELLGRLVQVGRDERLRQIRADILPENLGMQRVSEKHGFRLRAEQDGRLIRAELNLA is encoded by the coding sequence ATGGCAGCAGGGACCCGGCAGGACAGCGACCCGGTGCACGATGTCTTGCGCACCGAGCGGGAGCCGTTGCAGGCATTTTTCTCGCCGCGCAACGTGGCAGTGATCGGGGCGACCGACAAGCCGGGCAGCGTGGGTCGCACGCTGTTGCGCAATCTCGTGGACAGCCCGTTCGGCGGCGCGGTCTTCCCGATCAATCCGCGCCGGCCCCATGTGCTCGGCATCAAGGCCTATCCCCACCTGGCCGCGGTTCCCGATCACGTCGACCTCGCCGTGATTGCGACGCCGGCGCCGACCGTGCCGGGGCTGATCGGCGAATGCGTGGCCGCGGGCGTCGAAGCGGCGATCGTGATCTCTGCCGGGTTCAAGGAGATCGGCCCGGACGGGCTGCAACTGGAGCGTGCGATCCTCGACCAGGCCCGTGGCAGCGGGCTGCGCGTGATCGGCCCGAATTGCCTGGGCGTGATGCGGCCGATCTCCGGAGTGAACGCCACGTTCGCCGCCGGCATGGCCGGCAGCGGCCACGTGGCCTTGCTGAGCCAGAGCGGCGCCATCTGCACCGCGGTGCTCGACTGGAGTTTCCGGGAGCACATCGGGTTCAGCGCATTCATTTCCATCGGCTCGATGCTGGATGTGGGCTGGGGCGACCTGATTTCCTATCTCGGCAACGATCCGCACACGCAGAGCATCGTGATCTACATGGAGACGATCGGTGACGCGCGCTCGTTTCTCTCGGCGGCGCGTGAGGTGGCACTGACCAAGCCGATCATCCTGCTGAAGGCGGGCCGGAGCGAGGAGGCGGCGAGGGCGGCCGCGTCGCATACCGGGGCCCTGGCGGGCAGCGATGAAGTGCTCGATGCAGCCCTTTGCCGCTGCGGCGTGCTGCGGGTCGATTCGATTGCCGAGCTGTTTGACATGGCCGAGGTGCTGGCGAAACAGAAGCGTCCCGCCGGCCCGCGCCTGACCATGGTCACCAATGCAGGCGGACCCGCGGTGCTGGCAACCGATGCGCTGGTCCGTGCGGGCGGCAAGCTGGCTGAATTGCCTCCTGCGATCGTCGATGAACTGAACGCCTTCCTGCCCCCGAGCTGGAGCCAGGCGAACCCGATCGACATCCTGGGCGATGCGGATGCCGGGCGGTACGTGCGGACGCTGCAGGTCGTCGCCAGGGATCCCGACAGCGACGGAGTGCTCGTGATCCTCGCCCCGCAGGCCATGACCAACCCGACGCAGGTCGCGGAGAAGATCCTCCCGCTGCTGAAGGAGATGAACAAGCCGGTGCTTGCCAGCTGGATGGGCGGGGTGAGCGTGATGGCCGGTGGTGCGCTGCTGGATCAGTCCGGCATTTCGGCCTTTCCCTACCCGGACGCGGCCGCAAAGGTGTTCCACCAGATGTGGCAGTTCAGCGAAAACCTGCGGTCGTTGTTCGAAACACCGTCGCTCGCCGACCATGCCGCCGACGATGCGCGGAGCGGACAGCAGGTCCGTTCGATCCTCGACGGTGTGCTCCAGCGTGGCCGGACCCTGCTCACCGAGTGGGAGTCGAAGCGGGTGCTGGCAGCCTGCGGGATTCCGACTGTCGAGACCCGCCTGGCCGGGGATGAGGATGAAGCGGTTCGCCAGGCACGCGATCTCGGCTTTCCCGTCGTGGTGAAACTCCATTCCGAAACGATCACGCACAAGACGGACGTTGGCGGAGTGGAGCTCGACTTGCCTGACGAGGCCGCCGTGCGGGCCGCCTATCGGCGGATCCGGGCCGCGGTTGCCCGGCGGGCTTCGGCCGCCGATTTCCTCGGCGTCACGGTCCAGCCGATGGTCGATCTCGATGGTTACGAGCTGATCCTGGGGAGCAGCATCGATGCGCAGTTCGGTCCGGTGCTGCTGTTCGGCGCCGGTGGGCAGCTCGTGGAGGTCTTTCGCGACAAGTCGCTGGCCCTGCCGCCGCTCAACACGACCCTGGCGCTGCGGATGATGAGCCGGACACGTATTTTTCGGGCACTGCAAGGCGTGCGGGGACGACCGCCGGTCGACCTCGAGGCGTTGAAACAGTTGATCGTCCGGTTCAGCAACCTCGTGGTCGCGCATCCGCGGATCAAGGAGATGGACATCAACCCGCTGCTCGCGGCCGCCGGCCACCTCACGGCGCTCGATGTCCGCATCGTGCTGCACGAGCCATCCCTGCAGGACGACGCGCTGCCGCGGTCCGCGATCCGCGCGTATCCGGACCAATACCTCTCTCGCTGGGTCCTGCGCGACGGCACGCCGGCCACGATCCGGCCGATCCGGCCCGAGGACGAGCCGCTGATGGTGCGGTTTCACGAGACCCTGTCGGAGCGCAGCGTGTACTTCCGCTACATGCAGATGCTGCAGTTGAGCCAGCGCATTGCGCATGAGCGGCTTTCGCGGCTCTGCTTCATCGATTACGACCGCGCGATGGCGCTGGTCGTCGAGCGCAGGGATCCGCACACGGGAGTGGACGCGATCGTGGCAGTCGGGCGGCTGACCAAGCTGTCGCCGTGGCTTGCGGAGTTCGCGATCGTGATCGCGGATGCCTATCAACGCCAGGGGATCGGCTCGGAACTGCTCGGGCGGCTCGTGCAGGTCGGTCGCGATGAACGGTTGCGGCAGATTCGTGCGGATATCCTGCCGGAGAACCTGGGCATGCAACGGGTCAGCGAGAAACACGGTTTTCGGCTGCGCGCCGAGCAGGACGGCAGACTCATTCGGGCCGAGCTGAACCTGGCGTGA
- a CDS encoding metal-sulfur cluster assembly factor translates to MSGAPIVRDAARSDDPASRDTATLVAKIRDSLRQVIDPELGYNIVDIGLIYDISVSDDGVATVTMTTTTPGCPATSYLVNGAGECTTAVDGVERAKIKLTHEPRWSPELMSDDAKVHFGMD, encoded by the coding sequence ATGTCGGGTGCGCCAATCGTGCGCGACGCCGCTCGCTCCGACGATCCCGCTTCGCGGGACACGGCAACGCTCGTCGCGAAGATCAGGGACTCGCTCCGCCAGGTGATCGACCCGGAGCTCGGCTACAACATCGTCGACATCGGCCTGATCTACGACATCAGCGTCAGCGACGACGGCGTCGCAACGGTGACCATGACCACGACGACCCCGGGCTGCCCCGCCACCAGTTATCTCGTGAACGGCGCGGGCGAGTGCACCACGGCCGTCGACGGTGTCGAGCGGGCGAAGATCAAGCTCACCCATGAGCCGCGCTGGTCACCCGAGTTGATGAGTGACGACGCCAAGGTGCATTTCGGAATGGACTAG
- a CDS encoding DUF2249 domain-containing protein translates to MTQSVVDLDVRPILRDGGEPFAQIMETVASLAPEQTLRLVAPFKPVPLFQVLGSKGFSHEARALDGGDWEVFFRRAASPSEAGADVVPNTADTGHWPAPAREMDNRDLEPPEPMVRILAALETMKPGEVLSALLCREPMFLLPELARRGHAWRGAFESDGTTYKIVVRVGEPRGAAH, encoded by the coding sequence GTGACACAGTCTGTAGTCGATCTCGATGTACGACCGATCCTTCGCGATGGTGGCGAGCCGTTCGCGCAGATCATGGAGACGGTCGCTTCACTGGCTCCCGAGCAGACCCTGCGCCTGGTCGCACCGTTCAAGCCGGTGCCGCTGTTCCAGGTGCTCGGCAGCAAAGGCTTCAGCCATGAGGCGAGAGCACTCGATGGTGGCGACTGGGAAGTCTTCTTCCGGCGCGCGGCGAGCCCCTCAGAAGCCGGGGCCGACGTTGTGCCGAACACCGCTGACACCGGGCATTGGCCCGCTCCGGCGCGCGAGATGGACAACCGCGATCTCGAGCCGCCCGAGCCGATGGTTCGCATCCTCGCGGCACTCGAGACGATGAAACCGGGTGAGGTGCTGTCGGCCCTGCTGTGCCGCGAACCGATGTTCCTGTTGCCCGAGCTCGCCCGGCGCGGGCACGCCTGGCGCGGCGCGTTCGAGTCCGACGGCACGACCTACAAGATCGTCGTGCGCGTGGGCGAACCGCGCGGCGCGGCCCACTGA
- a CDS encoding AMP-binding protein: MHATLVQALDAAAARAPAAMALAWHGVEWTFGDLATAVSRVRAGLAARQVSRGAAVGLLLPNSPHYVAAYYGALASGCIVVPLNAHERSGVLLRQIEHSGTRLVVGDRAHPEWPAIAAAAGRRKFALLELTLADGPACLDTFARELGIAAGTAPRATPDAGDPAAILYTSGTTGQPKGVTLSHGNLASNAAAIVEYLRLGPADRGLCVLPLHFAYGNSVLHSHLLAGARLRLEDHLAYPHLVLQRIQDEAITGFAGVPSTFAVLLARCRFEDFDLASLRYLTQAGGPMPQSLVARLRRALPGTKVFAMYGQTEATARLTYLPPERLDDKPGSVGIPVANVEIDIRQHGRSVPRGQSGEICARGPNVMLGYWQNAEATAAVLREGWLHTSDLGHLDADGYLFIDGRAAEMIKVGAYRVSPREVEEVIAALPGVAEVAAAAMPDELLGHAVKAVVVAAPGAALDARAIKAQCRQQLATYKIPRVVEFVEALPRTASGKVLRRELA, translated from the coding sequence ATGCACGCCACGCTCGTCCAGGCACTGGACGCGGCCGCCGCACGAGCGCCCGCCGCAATGGCGCTGGCGTGGCACGGTGTCGAATGGACCTTCGGCGACCTCGCCACCGCGGTGAGTCGCGTTCGCGCCGGCCTCGCTGCCCGGCAGGTTTCGCGCGGGGCGGCCGTCGGCCTGCTGCTGCCGAACTCGCCGCACTATGTGGCGGCGTACTACGGGGCGCTGGCATCCGGGTGCATCGTCGTGCCGCTCAACGCACACGAACGTTCCGGCGTGCTGCTGCGCCAGATCGAGCACAGCGGGACCCGTCTCGTGGTCGGGGACCGGGCGCATCCCGAATGGCCCGCCATTGCCGCCGCTGCCGGCAGGCGGAAGTTTGCGCTGCTGGAACTCACGCTGGCGGATGGTCCCGCCTGCCTGGACACCTTCGCGCGCGAGCTCGGGATCGCCGCAGGCACTGCACCGCGCGCGACACCGGATGCGGGCGATCCCGCCGCGATCCTCTACACCTCGGGCACGACCGGCCAGCCGAAAGGCGTCACGCTCAGCCACGGCAACCTCGCCTCGAACGCGGCGGCGATCGTCGAGTACCTGCGACTGGGTCCCGCCGATCGCGGCCTCTGCGTGCTGCCGCTGCACTTCGCCTACGGCAATTCCGTGCTGCACAGTCACCTGCTGGCGGGTGCCCGGTTGAGGCTGGAGGATCATCTCGCCTATCCGCATCTCGTGTTGCAGAGGATCCAGGATGAAGCGATCACCGGCTTCGCGGGCGTGCCATCCACGTTCGCGGTGCTGCTGGCGCGTTGCCGCTTCGAGGACTTCGACCTCGCGAGCCTGCGCTACCTGACCCAGGCGGGCGGCCCGATGCCGCAGTCGCTGGTGGCGCGGCTGCGGCGAGCGCTGCCCGGCACCAAAGTCTTTGCCATGTACGGGCAGACCGAGGCGACGGCGCGGCTCACCTATCTGCCGCCGGAACGCCTCGACGACAAGCCGGGCTCGGTCGGCATTCCTGTCGCCAACGTGGAAATCGACATCCGGCAGCACGGCCGCTCCGTCCCCCGCGGCCAGAGCGGCGAGATCTGCGCGCGCGGGCCGAACGTGATGCTGGGCTACTGGCAGAATGCCGAGGCGACTGCCGCGGTGCTGCGTGAAGGCTGGCTGCACACCAGTGACCTCGGCCATCTCGATGCGGACGGTTATCTTTTCATCGACGGACGCGCCGCGGAGATGATCAAGGTGGGAGCCTATCGCGTCAGTCCGCGGGAGGTCGAAGAAGTGATCGCCGCCCTGCCGGGCGTCGCCGAAGTCGCGGCCGCCGCGATGCCGGACGAGTTGCTGGGCCACGCCGTCAAGGCTGTCGTCGTTGCGGCGCCCGGTGCCGCGCTCGATGCGCGCGCCATCAAGGCACAGTGCCGGCAGCAACTGGCGACCTACAAGATTCCCAGGGTCGTGGAGTTCGTCGAGGCCCTGCCGCGCACCGCCTCGGGCAAGGTGCTGCGGCGGGAGCTGGCATGA